Proteins encoded within one genomic window of Diceros bicornis minor isolate mBicDic1 chromosome X, mDicBic1.mat.cur, whole genome shotgun sequence:
- the TCEANC gene encoding transcription elongation factor A N-terminal and central domain-containing protein, with protein sequence MSDKNQIAARASLIEQLMAKRNFEDLGNHLTELETLGVTKEHLQETDVVRAVYRVLKNCPTVALKKKAKCLLSEWKALYKYTHFKQRDSSKLFPVGGNKEENSGLSHDPSQNEILGVSSSDSLLSSKDVMAKAVEMIVPENSTSPVEPKEEHFRDADPKSTDSRSNELLDPAVPMRTKCTEFLYQALTSSSTHQPKADVWQNFAREIEEHIFALYSKNLKKYKTCIRSKVANLKNPKNSHLQQNLLSGTMSPREFAEMTVMEMANKELKQLRASYAESCLQEHYLPQAMEGTQTKKIKCRRCEKFNCKVTVIARGTLFLPSWVRNSNPDEEMMTYVICNECGEQWYHSKWVCL encoded by the coding sequence ATGTCTGACAAGAACCAGATAGCTGCCAGAGCTTCCCTTATTGAGCAACTGATGGCTAAAAGGAATTTTGAGGATCTTGGCAACCACCTTACTGAGCTAGAAACTCTTGGTGTGACTAAGGAGCATCTCCAGGAGACAGATGTGGTCAGGGCTGTGTACAGAGTCCTCAAAAACTGCCCGACAGTGGCTTTGAAAAAGAAAGCCAAGTGTTTGCTGTCAGAATGGAAAGCTCTGTATAAGTATACTCACTTCAAACAAAGGGACAGCTCTAAATTATTCCCTGTGGgtggaaataaagaagaaaattcaggACTTTCTCATGACCCAAGTCAGAATGAGATATTGGGCGTCTCCAGTTCTGATTCTCTGCTATCATCTAAAGATGTTATGGCAAAAGCCGTTGAAATGATTGTGCCTGAAAATAGCACCAGTCCAGTGGAGCCcaaggaagagcatttcagggaTGCTGACCCTAAATCCACTGACAGTAGATCAAATGAGTTGCTGGATCCCGCAGTGCCCATGAGAACTAAATGCACAGAGTTTCTTTATCAAGCTTTAACTAGTTCTTCCACACATCAGCCCAAAGCTGATGTGTGGCAGAACTTTGCAAGAGAAATTGAAGAGCACATTTTTGCCCTTTATTCAAAGAAcctcaaaaaatataaaacttgtaTCAGAAGCAAAGTTGCCAATCTGAAGAACCCCAAAAATTCTCACTTACAACAAAACCTGCTCTCTGGGACCATGTCTCCGAGAGAATTTGCTGAAATGACTGTCATGGAAATGGCAAACAAGGAACTGAAGCAGTTGAGAGCCTCCTACGCGGAATCTTGCCTACAGGAACATTACCTTCCCCAAGCAATGGAGGGCACacagacaaagaaaataaaatgcagacGTTGTGAGAAATTCAACTGCAAAGTCACTGTAATCGCCAGAGGAACACTTTTCCTTCCAAGTTGGGTGcggaattcaaacccagatgaAGAAATGATGACCTATGTAATTTGTAATGAATGTGGGGAACAGTGGTACCATAGCAAGTGGGTGTGCTTATAA